From the genome of Winogradskyella forsetii, one region includes:
- a CDS encoding sensor histidine kinase: MIAETSASITATELPTIKSYSAVVTQIFHGLLDNAIKYARDEVAPMIEIEATEKEKEWEFSITDNGIGIDSQFFDKIFLIFQRLHNRNKYDGTGIGLAIVKRSVEFLNGKIWLSSTVGEGTTFNFTIIKNRKTIEE; this comes from the coding sequence GTGATAGCAGAAACTTCTGCCTCCATCACAGCAACAGAATTACCCACTATAAAATCTTACAGTGCTGTAGTGACTCAAATTTTTCATGGTTTGTTAGATAATGCTATTAAATATGCTAGAGATGAAGTTGCACCTATGATAGAAATCGAAGCCACAGAAAAAGAAAAAGAATGGGAATTTTCAATCACCGACAATGGGATTGGCATAGATTCGCAATTCTTCGATAAAATTTTCCTTATCTTCCAAAGGTTGCATAATCGAAATAAATATGACGGCACAGGGATTGGACTCGCCATTGTTAAACGAAGTGTTGAGTTTTTGAATGGGAAAATTTGGCTTTCATCTACAGTGGGTGAAGGCACCACCTTTAACTTTACAATAATTAAAAACAGAAAAACAATAGAAGAATGA
- a CDS encoding response regulator produces MNLANILLVEDNEGDILLTREAFEESRVKTVINVARNGQEALDYLFKRGDFTEAKKPDLILLDINIPIFDGHEVLNKIKSDPVLKKIPVIVLTTSSNEKDIEKAYANHTNSYVRKPLNMEDFLKAILKIEEFWLQITTLTK; encoded by the coding sequence ATGAACTTAGCAAACATCCTCTTAGTAGAGGACAATGAGGGAGATATTCTCCTTACCCGAGAAGCTTTTGAAGAAAGCAGAGTAAAAACAGTAATTAATGTCGCTAGGAATGGACAAGAAGCGCTTGATTATCTATTTAAAAGAGGGGATTTTACGGAAGCAAAAAAACCCGACTTGATTCTTTTGGATATTAACATACCGATTTTTGATGGTCATGAAGTATTAAATAAAATAAAAAGTGATCCAGTACTCAAAAAAATTCCCGTAATTGTATTGACCACTTCCTCAAATGAAAAGGATATTGAAAAAGCTTATGCCAACCATACCAACAGTTATGTAAGAAAGCCTCTCAATATGGAGGACTTTTTAAAAGCTATATTAAAAATAGAAGAATTTTGGTTGCAAATAACGACTCTAACCAAATAG
- a CDS encoding response regulator, translated as MKKDLKYEEPITVLVVENNDGDFVLVEDYLFEKFKSIEVKRSQDFKETASTIEKNKSSLSVILLDLHLHDGSGLELIKKVLTAANDIPILILTGYSDVSIAQLSLQLGVYDFLVKDELNPNLLYKSIDFAINRRQFICQIESERLNYENLFNFSPQPMWLLDHDNFKILNANYSAIKNYGYSLKEYQDMSFMTLHPKEEQEHVSKWLSDDTHTAKNDNFIHLLKDGTQIKVDVHSEEVKSASNEKMTIVQSNDITETLNHIETIEIQNNSLREIAWTQSHVVRAPLSRILGIIDLIETHKDNIEDLSFWLNELKNSSNEMDTIVKEIVNKSQNFNLTNQDE; from the coding sequence ATGAAGAAGGACTTAAAATACGAAGAACCTATTACTGTTTTAGTCGTAGAGAATAATGACGGCGACTTTGTACTTGTTGAAGATTATTTATTTGAAAAATTTAAGTCTATAGAAGTTAAACGATCTCAAGATTTTAAAGAAACAGCTTCTACTATTGAAAAAAATAAATCATCACTATCTGTTATTCTTTTAGATTTACATTTACATGATGGAAGCGGTCTAGAACTCATAAAAAAAGTGCTTACCGCTGCCAATGATATTCCTATACTAATTTTAACGGGTTATTCTGATGTATCGATAGCTCAATTAAGTCTTCAATTGGGTGTATACGACTTTTTGGTAAAAGATGAGTTAAATCCCAATTTGCTTTATAAAAGCATCGATTTCGCAATAAATAGGAGACAGTTTATCTGCCAAATTGAAAGTGAGCGTTTAAACTATGAAAACCTCTTTAATTTCAGTCCACAACCTATGTGGCTTTTAGACCATGATAATTTCAAGATTTTAAATGCCAACTATTCTGCCATTAAAAACTATGGGTATTCACTTAAGGAATACCAAGACATGTCATTTATGACATTACATCCAAAAGAAGAGCAAGAACATGTATCTAAATGGCTTTCAGATGATACTCATACTGCCAAAAATGACAATTTTATACATTTATTAAAAGATGGCACCCAAATTAAAGTGGATGTTCATAGTGAAGAAGTAAAAAGCGCTTCCAATGAAAAAATGACCATTGTACAATCCAATGATATAACGGAGACTTTAAATCATATTGAAACGATAGAAATTCAAAACAATTCACTTAGAGAAATAGCTTGGACACAATCCCATGTAGTCAGAGCACCACTGTCAAGGATTTTGGGCATAATTGATTTGATTGAAACTCACAAGGACAACATTGAAGACCTTTCATTTTGGCTAAATGAATTGAAAAACTCTTCAAACGAAATGGACACTATTGTAAAAGAAATAGTAAATAAATCCCAAAATTTTAACCTAACCAACCAAGATGAATAA
- a CDS encoding response regulator has product MNKVFYIVDDDPIFRKMISIMIHRNDPTAICKPCENGAIGLKKLELEKEQNNNKNIIVLLDINMPVLNGWQFLREIESNAIYDITNLTLYVVSSSTDRVDILKAKQHYKVSGYFHKPLIDGDIRKILKQN; this is encoded by the coding sequence ATGAATAAAGTTTTTTACATAGTTGATGACGATCCTATTTTCAGGAAAATGATTAGCATCATGATACATAGAAATGATCCCACCGCTATTTGTAAACCATGTGAAAATGGCGCCATTGGCTTAAAAAAATTAGAACTCGAAAAAGAACAAAATAACAATAAAAACATCATCGTACTTTTAGATATTAATATGCCAGTACTTAATGGCTGGCAGTTTTTGAGGGAAATAGAGTCGAACGCGATCTACGACATTACCAATCTTACCCTTTATGTTGTTTCGTCATCTACAGATCGAGTTGATATATTAAAAGCAAAACAACACTATAAAGTGAGCGGTTATTTTCATAAACCACTAATTGACGGTGATATTCGAAAGATATTAAAGCAGAATTAA
- a CDS encoding HD family phosphohydrolase — MNVFLNKWYKNHALVYKILLFLVTTLFIVYLFPKTGKFRYSFEKGKPWQSENLYAPFNFAIKKSNAEIAKEKADIENQSPLYFEVSTDIEAEVLSEYSEVFNQVFVDSIDYNFKKQTLYNKGKSLVNKLYATGILDLDYSYDDDRSVILATSNKVQKELQYGSLYELSELRSIFEKDLDNSISEEVKMKMVSIFFDVIKPNITLNKSLTEKALEEELSRISLTRGRVEKDQLIVSKGQVIEADQYDILSSLKSEYESQVWNSANYNWVLVAYTLLVALALLMLLLFLRKYRLEVFLNNIKVTFIFFNIALMILLTTLVINYNSQHIYVVPLCILPLVLKAFFDARLGLFAHVLTVLLLGFVVPNSYEYMFLQIIAGMVTILTVSELYKRANLFISVGQITFIYIIAYFAFFVIHEGQLTGLKLETFGLFILCGLATLFVQPLIYIYEKIFGLVSDVSLLELSDTNTKLLKELSNKAPGTFHHSLNVANLAEASANEIGANAMLIRVGALYHDIGKMDNPTYFTENQSTGVNPHDELSSKESAKIIVNHVIKGIEIAKKYNLPDRVIDFIRTHHGTSLVYYFYMKEKAENENVDISDFKYPGPKPFSKETAILMMCDSVEAASKSLKEPSSTKINDFVENIINKQMESGQFLNANITFKEIQSIKKVLKHKLANIYHLRIEYPE; from the coding sequence ATGAATGTATTCCTTAATAAATGGTATAAGAATCATGCATTGGTCTATAAGATCCTATTGTTCTTAGTGACCACCTTGTTTATAGTCTATTTGTTTCCTAAAACAGGGAAATTCAGATACTCTTTTGAAAAAGGTAAACCTTGGCAGTCAGAAAATTTATATGCACCTTTTAATTTTGCTATAAAAAAATCCAACGCTGAAATAGCGAAAGAAAAAGCAGATATAGAAAATCAAAGTCCCTTATATTTTGAAGTTTCAACAGATATAGAAGCTGAAGTTCTGTCTGAGTATTCTGAAGTATTTAATCAAGTATTTGTAGATTCAATTGACTATAATTTTAAAAAGCAGACTTTATATAATAAAGGTAAATCATTAGTCAATAAACTTTATGCAACGGGAATTTTAGATTTAGACTATAGTTATGATGATGACCGATCTGTTATTTTAGCTACTTCCAACAAAGTCCAAAAAGAATTACAATATGGGAGTTTGTATGAGTTGAGCGAATTACGTTCAATCTTCGAAAAAGATTTGGATAATTCCATATCTGAAGAGGTAAAGATGAAAATGGTATCGATTTTTTTCGATGTTATAAAACCAAACATAACACTAAACAAGAGTTTAACTGAAAAAGCACTTGAAGAAGAACTATCCCGAATTTCACTAACTAGGGGTCGTGTTGAAAAAGACCAACTTATAGTTTCCAAGGGTCAAGTGATTGAAGCAGATCAGTATGATATTTTGAGCTCCCTAAAATCTGAATATGAGTCTCAAGTGTGGAACTCGGCAAATTATAACTGGGTGCTGGTAGCCTATACTTTGCTCGTGGCATTGGCACTTTTAATGCTGCTGTTGTTTTTAAGAAAGTATAGGCTTGAGGTTTTTCTGAATAATATTAAAGTCACGTTTATATTTTTCAATATTGCTTTAATGATATTACTAACCACTTTGGTTATTAATTATAATTCTCAACACATCTATGTGGTGCCATTGTGTATATTGCCTTTGGTATTAAAAGCCTTTTTTGATGCCAGGTTAGGGTTGTTTGCGCATGTACTGACCGTATTGCTCCTAGGATTTGTGGTGCCAAATAGTTATGAATATATGTTTCTTCAAATTATAGCAGGAATGGTCACTATTTTAACGGTTTCAGAGTTGTATAAAAGAGCTAATTTATTCATTTCAGTAGGTCAAATAACGTTTATATATATCATTGCCTATTTTGCTTTTTTCGTTATTCACGAAGGACAATTAACTGGCTTGAAATTGGAGACATTCGGTCTGTTCATCTTGTGTGGTTTGGCAACCCTTTTTGTTCAGCCATTAATTTATATCTATGAAAAGATTTTTGGACTCGTATCGGATGTTTCACTTTTAGAACTTTCAGATACAAATACTAAATTATTGAAAGAGCTATCTAACAAAGCTCCTGGAACATTTCATCACTCCTTAAATGTCGCCAACTTAGCAGAAGCCTCGGCCAATGAGATAGGCGCTAATGCTATGTTGATTAGGGTAGGAGCGTTATATCATGATATAGGTAAAATGGATAATCCTACGTATTTTACTGAAAATCAGAGTACAGGTGTTAATCCGCATGATGAACTATCAAGTAAGGAAAGTGCAAAAATTATCGTAAACCATGTTATAAAAGGAATTGAGATTGCCAAAAAATACAATTTACCCGATCGCGTTATAGATTTTATAAGAACGCACCACGGCACAAGTTTGGTTTACTATTTCTATATGAAAGAAAAAGCTGAAAATGAAAATGTGGATATCAGTGATTTCAAGTATCCAGGACCAAAACCTTTTAGTAAAGAAACGGCAATATTAATGATGTGCGATAGTGTAGAAGCAGCATCAAAAAGTTTAAAGGAACCTTCAAGTACAAAGATTAATGACTTTGTTGAAAATATAATCAATAAACAAATGGAAAGTGGTCAATTTTTAAATGCGAATATCACGTTTAAAGAAATTCAATCCATAAAGAAAGTTCTCAAGCATAAATTGGCTAATATTTATCATTTGAGGATTGAGTATCCGGAATGA
- a CDS encoding acetyl-CoA C-acyltransferase, producing the protein MNKEVVIVSAVRTPIGSFLGSLSTVPAPRLGAAAIKGALDKINLKPEMVDEVLMGNVVQAGTGQAPARQASIYAGIPDTVPCTTINKVCASGMKAVMQAAQAIQLGDAEIIVAGGMENMSLIPHYYHARTGTKFGPATLEDGMQKDGLVDAYDKNAMGVCADACATEYKFSREDQDAFAVQSYERSKAAWDAGKFKDEVIAVEVPQRRGEPTMVDRDEEYTNVKMEKIPALRPAFTKDGTVTAANASTINDGAAALVLMSREKAEELGLKPIATIKSYADAATEPKWFTTAPAKALPKALEKANIELGAIDYFEFNEAFSVVGLANMKILGLDDSKVNVNGGAVSLGHPLGCSGARILVTLINVLHQNDAKLGAAAICNGGGGASAMVIERA; encoded by the coding sequence ATGAACAAGGAGGTCGTTATCGTTTCAGCCGTTAGAACACCAATAGGAAGTTTTTTAGGAAGTTTATCTACAGTACCAGCACCACGGTTAGGAGCTGCAGCCATCAAAGGAGCTTTAGACAAAATTAATTTGAAACCTGAAATGGTTGATGAAGTTCTCATGGGAAATGTTGTACAAGCGGGTACGGGTCAGGCACCTGCTAGACAAGCTTCAATTTATGCTGGTATTCCAGATACGGTGCCTTGTACTACAATAAACAAAGTGTGCGCTTCTGGGATGAAAGCTGTGATGCAAGCGGCGCAAGCTATTCAATTAGGTGATGCTGAAATTATTGTTGCTGGCGGTATGGAAAACATGAGTTTGATTCCACATTATTATCACGCCAGGACTGGAACCAAATTTGGACCGGCAACGCTTGAAGACGGAATGCAAAAGGACGGCTTAGTTGATGCTTATGATAAAAATGCTATGGGAGTTTGTGCAGACGCCTGTGCAACTGAATATAAATTTTCTAGAGAAGACCAAGATGCTTTTGCTGTTCAATCTTACGAAAGGTCCAAAGCTGCTTGGGATGCTGGTAAATTTAAAGATGAAGTCATTGCGGTTGAAGTACCTCAACGAAGAGGCGAACCTACAATGGTTGATAGAGATGAAGAATATACCAATGTAAAAATGGAAAAAATTCCTGCTTTACGTCCTGCATTTACAAAAGATGGAACCGTAACTGCTGCAAATGCCTCAACTATAAATGATGGCGCAGCTGCGTTGGTTTTAATGAGCAGAGAAAAAGCTGAAGAATTAGGTTTAAAACCTATAGCAACCATAAAAAGTTATGCCGATGCTGCTACTGAACCTAAATGGTTTACAACTGCACCAGCTAAAGCATTGCCAAAAGCATTGGAAAAAGCAAATATAGAATTAGGTGCTATTGATTATTTTGAATTTAATGAAGCATTTTCCGTTGTTGGCTTGGCCAATATGAAAATTTTAGGATTGGACGACAGTAAAGTCAATGTTAATGGAGGAGCCGTTTCGTTGGGTCATCCGCTTGGATGTTCCGGTGCAAGAATTCTTGTGACTTTAATTAATGTGTTACATCAAAATGATGCCAAATTAGGTGCTGCAGCTATATGTAATGGTGGTGGTGGTGCTTCTGCAATGGTAATAGAACGCGCTTAA
- a CDS encoding C40 family peptidase, producing MQYGICNLGIVPIRLEPSDTSEMVTQALYGDFFKVLEQRKKWSRIRFAYDNYEGWIDNKQYQEIDELHYNDLDKSGINLSKDLIEFVSDESNNLYPIPVGSDLNGLNLLNHHFDGIALTSESGKENIINSSFLFLNAPYLWGGKTPFGIDCSGFTQMVYKLNGYKLFRDASEQATQGEALSFIEESEPGDLAFFDNAEGNITHVGIIMEDNYIIHAHGKVRIDRLDHSGIYNIDKNIHTHRLRVIKKIV from the coding sequence ATGCAATACGGCATTTGCAATCTAGGGATTGTACCTATACGATTAGAACCCAGCGATACCAGTGAAATGGTAACGCAAGCATTGTATGGGGATTTTTTCAAAGTGCTCGAACAACGAAAAAAGTGGAGTCGTATTCGTTTTGCGTATGATAATTATGAAGGTTGGATTGATAATAAACAATATCAAGAAATTGACGAGCTTCATTATAATGACCTTGACAAATCTGGAATTAATTTATCTAAAGATTTAATTGAATTTGTTTCGGACGAATCAAATAACCTTTACCCAATCCCTGTAGGTTCAGATTTGAATGGTTTGAATTTATTAAATCATCATTTCGATGGCATTGCATTAACTTCTGAAAGTGGAAAGGAAAATATTATAAATTCATCATTTTTATTTTTAAACGCGCCTTATCTGTGGGGCGGAAAAACGCCTTTTGGAATAGATTGTTCGGGTTTTACTCAAATGGTTTACAAACTAAACGGATATAAATTGTTTAGGGATGCTTCCGAACAAGCTACACAAGGTGAGGCCTTAAGTTTTATTGAAGAAAGCGAACCAGGTGATTTGGCTTTTTTTGATAATGCAGAAGGCAACATTACGCATGTAGGCATTATCATGGAAGATAATTATATTATACACGCACATGGTAAGGTAAGAATTGATAGATTAGACCATAGCGGTATTTATAATATCGACAAAAATATACATACGCATAGATTGAGGGTTATTAAAAAGATTGTATAA
- a CDS encoding tetratricopeptide repeat protein: protein MKKLMTLVLLVAVASMSFAQKKELKEVEKALKNSNFADAKSAVSAAEALMGDMDDKSKAKFYFLKAQALYANGAGTDANIDEAIESLDKLKTLESEMGKLKYTQEANDMTAKMVNTYLTKANDAFTNKNYKAAAKGFEKVYKMSPKDTLYLYYAASAAVSVPDYDKALDYYVQLKNMGYNGSQMNYYATNIETNEEELFGDKTSRDLSVKAKMHSNPRDHKSDPKTAEIVKNIALIYVSQGKNEKALGAMADARAENPDDLGLLLSEANVYLKMGNKEKFKSLMEEATQKDPDNAELQYNLGVLAAEAGNPESAIKYYEKAIEINPNYVDAYNNIAVVILEGEAKIVEEMNNLGTSSADNKKYDELKEKRSQTYNKAIPYLEKALELKKTNLNAAKTLMNIYSALGETDKFKAMRARVEAIENSAGGN, encoded by the coding sequence ATGAAAAAATTAATGACATTAGTGCTTCTAGTAGCTGTAGCGTCAATGTCCTTTGCACAGAAAAAAGAGCTAAAGGAGGTTGAAAAAGCACTTAAAAATTCAAATTTTGCAGATGCCAAATCAGCAGTATCTGCTGCTGAAGCTTTAATGGGAGATATGGACGATAAGTCTAAAGCGAAGTTCTATTTCTTAAAAGCACAAGCATTATATGCCAATGGCGCAGGTACAGATGCCAATATTGACGAAGCGATTGAAAGCTTGGACAAATTGAAAACGCTAGAGTCAGAAATGGGAAAATTGAAATATACTCAAGAAGCAAACGATATGACGGCTAAAATGGTGAATACATACTTAACCAAAGCCAATGATGCCTTTACGAATAAAAATTATAAAGCTGCAGCTAAAGGTTTTGAGAAAGTATATAAAATGTCGCCTAAAGACACACTCTATTTGTATTATGCGGCATCTGCGGCCGTTTCAGTGCCAGATTACGATAAAGCGTTAGACTATTATGTCCAATTAAAAAACATGGGCTATAATGGTTCTCAAATGAATTATTATGCAACTAATATTGAGACAAATGAAGAAGAACTTTTTGGAGATAAAACTTCTAGAGATCTTTCTGTAAAAGCTAAAATGCATTCTAATCCAAGAGATCATAAAAGCGATCCTAAAACGGCAGAAATTGTGAAGAATATCGCTTTAATCTATGTGTCTCAGGGTAAAAATGAAAAGGCATTGGGGGCTATGGCAGATGCTAGGGCTGAAAACCCTGACGATTTAGGATTATTATTATCTGAAGCTAATGTTTATCTAAAAATGGGTAATAAAGAAAAGTTTAAATCGTTAATGGAAGAAGCAACACAAAAAGATCCAGACAATGCCGAGTTGCAATATAATTTAGGTGTACTAGCCGCGGAAGCTGGTAACCCAGAATCAGCAATTAAATATTACGAAAAAGCTATTGAGATTAACCCAAATTATGTTGATGCTTATAACAATATAGCAGTTGTGATATTAGAAGGAGAAGCAAAGATTGTTGAGGAAATGAATAATTTAGGTACAAGTTCTGCTGATAATAAAAAGTATGATGAGCTAAAAGAAAAACGTTCTCAAACCTATAATAAAGCTATACCTTATTTAGAGAAAGCTTTAGAATTGAAAAAAACCAATCTTAATGCCGCTAAAACGTTGATGAATATTTATAGTGCATTAGGTGAAACAGATAAATTTAAGGCCATGAGAGCTAGAGTAGAGGCTATTGAAAATTCTGCTGGTGGAAATTAA
- the gyrA gene encoding DNA gyrase subunit A produces MAEGEKLIPINIEDEMKSAYIDYSMSVIVSRALPDVRDGLKPVHRRVLYGMHELGIRANSAHKKSARIVGEVLGKYHPHGDTSVYDTMVRMAQEWSLRYMLVDGQGNFGSVDGDSPAAMRYTEARMRKISEDMLADIDKETVDHKLNFDDTLEEPTVLPTRIPGLLVNGASGIAVGMATNMPPHNLTEVVNGTIAYIENNDIEIDELMQHIKAPDFPTGGTIYGYDGVKEAFHTGRGRIVMRGKANIEEVQGRECIIVTEIPYQVNKADMIKKTADLVNEKKMDGIASIRDESDRNGMRIVYVLKRDAIPNIVLNKLYKYTALQTSFSVNNIALVKGRPQLLNLKELIHYFVEHRHEVVVRRTTYELRKAEERAHILEGLIIASDNIDEVIKIIRASSNADEARNNLIERFKLSEIQAKAIVEMRLRQLTGLEQDKLRAEYEDIMKTIIDLKDILEKKDRRMTIIKEELEVVREKYGDERRSIIEYAGGDLSIEDMIPDEQVVITISHAGYIKRTSLTEYKTQHRGGVGQKASTTRNEDFLEHLFVGTNHQYMLFFTQKGKCFWMRVYEIPEGSKTSKGRAIQNLINIEQDDKVMAFICTQDLKDEDYINSHYVIMATKKGQVKKTSLEQYSRPRSNGINAITIKEDDVLLEAKLTTGESQVMLALKSGKAIRFEEAKTRPMGRNASGVRGIRLQNEKTDEVIGMIAVDDMESNILVVSENGYGKRSSLEDYRITNRGGKGVKTISITEKTGNLVSIKNVTDEDDLMIINKSGIAIRMAVANLRVMGRATQGVKLINLKGNDSIAAVAKVMKDEEDDIEDIDSEGVVDSESTDNHDSNEDGTAIDNNETEN; encoded by the coding sequence ATGGCAGAAGGAGAAAAACTCATTCCAATTAACATTGAAGATGAAATGAAATCGGCTTACATTGATTATTCAATGTCGGTCATTGTGTCACGTGCGTTACCAGATGTAAGAGATGGATTAAAACCGGTTCACAGACGTGTACTTTACGGTATGCACGAACTAGGTATTAGGGCAAATTCGGCACATAAGAAATCAGCAAGAATAGTTGGTGAAGTTTTAGGTAAATATCATCCTCATGGTGATACTTCGGTCTATGACACTATGGTACGTATGGCTCAGGAATGGAGTTTGCGTTACATGTTAGTCGATGGCCAAGGAAATTTTGGTTCTGTAGATGGTGATAGTCCTGCAGCAATGCGTTATACTGAAGCGCGTATGCGCAAAATATCTGAGGACATGTTGGCAGATATTGATAAGGAAACCGTAGATCATAAATTAAATTTTGATGATACCTTAGAAGAACCAACCGTTCTTCCAACACGAATCCCTGGGCTTTTAGTTAATGGTGCTTCTGGTATTGCGGTCGGTATGGCCACCAATATGCCACCACACAATTTAACCGAAGTTGTGAATGGAACCATTGCCTATATTGAAAATAATGATATTGAGATTGATGAATTAATGCAGCACATTAAAGCTCCAGATTTTCCAACAGGTGGAACAATCTATGGGTATGATGGTGTGAAGGAAGCTTTCCATACAGGTCGTGGACGCATTGTAATGCGCGGAAAAGCGAATATTGAAGAGGTTCAAGGCAGGGAATGTATTATAGTTACAGAGATTCCTTATCAAGTGAACAAAGCAGACATGATTAAGAAAACTGCGGACTTGGTAAACGAAAAGAAAATGGATGGTATTGCATCTATTCGTGATGAATCGGATAGAAATGGTATGCGTATTGTTTATGTTTTGAAGCGTGATGCAATTCCTAATATCGTTCTCAATAAACTCTATAAGTATACTGCTTTACAGACGTCTTTTAGTGTTAATAATATTGCATTGGTAAAAGGCCGTCCGCAGTTATTGAATTTAAAAGAATTAATTCATTATTTCGTAGAGCACAGACACGAGGTCGTAGTAAGACGTACCACCTACGAATTACGTAAAGCTGAAGAGCGTGCACATATTTTAGAAGGTTTAATTATAGCTTCGGATAATATTGATGAAGTTATTAAAATTATCCGTGCATCGTCTAATGCAGATGAAGCGCGTAACAATTTAATTGAGCGCTTTAAATTGTCCGAGATTCAAGCCAAAGCCATTGTAGAGATGCGTTTGCGTCAGTTAACAGGCTTAGAGCAAGATAAATTGCGTGCTGAGTATGAAGACATCATGAAAACGATCATTGACCTTAAAGATATCTTGGAGAAGAAAGATCGTCGAATGACTATTATTAAAGAAGAGCTTGAAGTTGTTAGGGAAAAATATGGTGATGAACGTCGTTCTATTATTGAATATGCCGGAGGAGACTTGAGCATTGAGGATATGATTCCAGATGAGCAAGTAGTTATTACAATTTCCCATGCAGGTTATATTAAACGCACCTCACTCACGGAATACAAAACCCAGCATAGAGGAGGCGTTGGACAAAAAGCCTCGACAACTCGTAATGAGGATTTCTTAGAACATTTATTTGTGGGTACCAATCATCAATATATGTTGTTCTTTACGCAGAAAGGAAAATGTTTCTGGATGCGAGTTTATGAAATTCCAGAGGGATCAAAAACATCTAAGGGTAGAGCGATTCAGAATCTTATAAATATTGAACAAGATGATAAAGTGATGGCTTTCATTTGTACACAAGATTTAAAAGATGAAGATTACATTAATAGTCACTATGTCATCATGGCAACTAAAAAGGGGCAGGTTAAGAAAACCTCTTTAGAGCAGTATTCTAGACCAAGATCAAATGGAATCAACGCCATTACCATTAAGGAAGATGATGTTTTATTAGAAGCGAAATTAACAACTGGAGAAAGCCAAGTAATGTTAGCCTTAAAATCTGGTAAAGCGATTCGTTTTGAAGAAGCTAAGACCAGACCAATGGGCAGAAATGCTTCTGGTGTTCGAGGTATCCGACTTCAAAATGAAAAAACAGATGAAGTTATAGGTATGATTGCGGTTGATGATATGGAGAGCAATATCCTTGTGGTTTCAGAGAATGGCTACGGAAAACGCTCAAGTTTAGAAGATTACAGAATTACCAATAGAGGCGGAAAAGGTGTAAAAACCATTTCAATTACAGAAAAAACAGGTAACTTAGTATCTATTAAGAACGTTACTGATGAAGATGACTTAATGATCATCAATAAATCAGGTATTGCGATTCGAATGGCAGTAGCCAATTTGCGTGTTATGGGAAGAGCGACACAAGGGGTTAAATTAATAAACCTTAAAGGAAACGATTCTATTGCTGCGGTTGCGAAAGTAATGAAGGATGAAGAAGACGATATTGAAGATATAGATTCTGAAGGCGTAGTTGATTCTGAGTCCACTGATAATCATGACAGTAATGAAGATGGCACGGCTATTGATAATAATGAAACTGAAAACTAA